A genomic region of Dendrosporobacter quercicolus contains the following coding sequences:
- a CDS encoding FAD-dependent oxidoreductase produces MQKIVVIGGVAAGLTAAAKVKRDNPAAQVVVLEKGSLISYGACGMPFYVAGEIPAMTNLMMTAQGKLRDQAYFRQDKHIDVRTRSMVTHIDRVQKTVEVKNLATAEYSRIPYDQLVLATGATPFKPAWPGVELANIHPLWHPDDAVAIRTGIEQGLFKRALIIGAGLIGMEMAEALQRQKLEVTVVEMREQVFPALLDSECAAAVSQYASYNGITILTGEKVERFTGNGAVQAVVTSQRTLPADLVILAVGAGPNVELARAAGLALGDGTGAIAVNEYLQTSDPAIYAGGDCVENTNLVSGQKVFAPMGSTANKHGRVIGGNLCGRKVKFRGVLNTAVVRLMDLNIGKTGLTEREAKQLGYDYVTATVSGHDKPHYMPQPGRLTSKLVVNAQNRQVLGVQILGDGQVDKRIDVIASVLNFAGTVDDLFDIDLAYAPPYSSPIDHVAVAANMIMNKLK; encoded by the coding sequence ATGCAGAAAATTGTAGTAATTGGCGGCGTGGCCGCAGGCTTGACAGCAGCCGCCAAAGTTAAACGAGATAATCCGGCAGCCCAGGTGGTTGTGCTGGAAAAAGGCAGCCTGATTTCTTATGGCGCTTGCGGCATGCCTTTTTATGTCGCCGGTGAAATTCCGGCGATGACGAACCTTATGATGACTGCCCAGGGCAAGCTGCGGGACCAGGCTTATTTTAGACAGGATAAACATATTGATGTGCGGACCCGAAGTATGGTTACCCACATTGACCGGGTGCAGAAAACGGTGGAGGTAAAAAACCTGGCAACGGCTGAATATTCCCGGATTCCCTATGATCAGCTGGTGCTTGCCACCGGGGCGACCCCGTTCAAACCGGCCTGGCCGGGAGTAGAACTTGCCAATATCCATCCGTTATGGCATCCGGATGACGCGGTTGCCATACGGACGGGAATCGAGCAGGGGCTGTTCAAGCGGGCGTTGATCATTGGAGCCGGGCTGATTGGCATGGAAATGGCGGAAGCGCTGCAGCGGCAGAAGCTGGAGGTCACTGTTGTGGAGATGAGAGAACAGGTTTTCCCAGCCTTGCTTGACAGTGAGTGCGCTGCCGCCGTAAGTCAATATGCCAGCTATAACGGGATAACCATTCTGACCGGGGAAAAGGTCGAACGGTTCACCGGCAACGGCGCAGTTCAGGCGGTAGTGACCAGTCAACGGACGCTGCCGGCTGATTTGGTCATTCTGGCAGTCGGGGCCGGACCCAATGTGGAGCTGGCCCGGGCGGCCGGCCTTGCGCTTGGCGACGGCACCGGTGCGATTGCCGTTAATGAGTATCTGCAGACCAGTGATCCGGCGATTTATGCCGGCGGCGACTGTGTGGAAAACACCAATCTGGTATCAGGGCAAAAGGTCTTCGCCCCCATGGGCTCAACCGCTAATAAGCACGGCCGGGTGATTGGCGGCAATCTTTGCGGGCGGAAGGTGAAATTCCGGGGCGTACTGAACACAGCGGTGGTGAGGCTGATGGATTTGAATATCGGCAAAACAGGTCTTACTGAACGGGAAGCTAAACAACTGGGTTACGACTATGTTACCGCGACTGTTTCGGGGCATGATAAGCCGCACTATATGCCGCAGCCCGGACGGCTGACGAGCAAGCTTGTTGTAAATGCCCAAAACCGTCAGGTGCTTGGCGTGCAAATTCTTGGCGACGGCCAGGTGGATAAAAGAATTGATGTCATTGCCTCGGTTCTGAATTTTGCCGGAACAGTGGACGACTTATTTGATATTGATCTGGCTTATGCCCCGCCGTACAGCAGCCCGATCGACCATGTGGCGGTAGCCGCCAATATGATTATGAACAAGTTAAAATGA
- the pdxK gene encoding pyridoxine/pyridoxal/pyridoxamine kinase — protein MTIVKAITVAGSDTSGGAGLQADLKTFQEFGIYGMTAITVIVAQNPAKDWAHDVYPLPLATIEAQLETVLAGIGVHALKTGMLATSEVIALVAKKIDQYSVKNVVIDPVMVCKGTDEVLHPEAAVSIRRELAPRATIITPNIFEAGQLSGLQPIRSVEDMKAAAIAIHQLGPKNVLIKGGAKLGTPTAIDLLFDGEEFEILESPKIDTKYTHGAGCTYAAAITAGLAKGLTVREAVRQAKTFVTTALAHSFPLNKHVGPLCHAARRLK, from the coding sequence ATGACAATCGTTAAAGCAATTACAGTGGCTGGCTCTGATACCAGCGGCGGCGCCGGACTGCAGGCTGACCTTAAGACTTTTCAGGAATTTGGGATTTACGGCATGACGGCAATTACGGTAATTGTCGCCCAAAACCCTGCCAAGGACTGGGCCCATGATGTATACCCGCTGCCGCTGGCAACAATAGAGGCCCAGTTAGAAACTGTGCTGGCCGGGATTGGCGTTCATGCGCTAAAAACAGGCATGCTGGCCACCAGTGAGGTAATCGCCCTGGTCGCAAAAAAAATTGACCAGTATTCGGTTAAAAATGTAGTCATTGATCCGGTAATGGTCTGCAAAGGGACCGATGAGGTGCTGCATCCGGAAGCCGCCGTCAGCATTCGCCGGGAATTAGCGCCGCGGGCCACGATTATTACACCTAATATTTTTGAGGCCGGCCAGCTCAGCGGCCTTCAGCCGATCCGTTCTGTCGAGGATATGAAAGCGGCGGCAATTGCCATCCATCAATTAGGCCCTAAAAATGTTTTGATCAAGGGCGGCGCCAAATTAGGAACGCCAACCGCAATTGACCTGCTGTTTGACGGTGAGGAATTTGAAATTCTGGAATCGCCTAAAATTGACACCAAATACACGCATGGCGCCGGCTGTACTTATGCTGCCGCCATTACTGCCGGCTTGGCCAAAGGCCTGACCGTACGGGAAGCGGTCAGACAGGCCAAAACCTTTGTTACAACGGCTTTGGCCCATTCTTTTCCGCTAAACAAGCATGTAGGCCCGCTCTGCCATGCGGCCCGCCGTTTAAAATAA
- a CDS encoding PLP-dependent aminotransferase family protein, with the protein MELIMLDAKRKDPLYMQLYQHFRKEIEQNRLPEGVKLPSIRGLSGSLSVSKITVEKAYQQLMSEGYIQNNNRSRYIVNKFEGIAVPAAPVYKAGRQTGLKRRSDLVLFDFSSGEMDIDGFDFPLWKRYINKVFANKSRLVGYGSSSGEAELRQEIVKYIHNSRGVNVDQGQIIVGAGIQTLLHTLCSLLKLNYHSIAFEEPGFKHGRQIFSDHSFHILPVKMNKDGIDMEKLAQSGARLVYVSPSHQFPTGYIMPVGKRNRLLSWSEQVNGMIIEDDYDSEFRYFGRPIPALKALDTGDNVVYLGSFSKIIPPSIRISYMVLPERLMEVYRKNSHFYNQAASTVEQLALARYMEDGHLERQIRRLRKLYHEKKQLFFAALKNILGNRVAVNESDAGLHTLLTVKSDLTAQELADRALARGCRIAPVRDYYLESSPEKLPQLILYFSKIPAPDFTRAIHLLKAAWFD; encoded by the coding sequence ATGGAATTAATTATGCTTGACGCAAAGCGCAAAGATCCTTTATATATGCAGCTTTATCAGCATTTCAGGAAGGAAATCGAACAGAACCGGCTGCCGGAAGGCGTTAAGCTGCCTTCCATCCGCGGCCTGTCAGGCAGCTTATCGGTTAGTAAAATAACAGTTGAAAAGGCTTATCAGCAATTGATGAGTGAAGGGTATATCCAAAATAACAACCGGTCACGGTATATAGTCAATAAGTTTGAGGGCATAGCTGTGCCTGCGGCGCCTGTTTATAAGGCCGGCCGGCAGACCGGCCTCAAACGGCGGAGCGATCTGGTGTTATTTGATTTCTCGAGTGGTGAAATGGATATTGACGGTTTTGATTTTCCTTTGTGGAAACGCTATATCAACAAAGTCTTTGCCAATAAAAGCAGGCTGGTCGGTTATGGCAGCAGCAGCGGCGAGGCGGAACTGCGGCAGGAGATTGTAAAATACATCCACAATTCCCGGGGGGTTAATGTTGATCAGGGACAAATTATTGTCGGCGCCGGTATTCAGACGCTGCTGCATACATTATGCAGTTTGCTGAAACTAAATTATCACAGTATTGCGTTTGAAGAACCCGGCTTCAAACATGGGCGGCAGATCTTTAGCGACCATTCTTTTCATATCCTGCCGGTAAAAATGAACAAAGACGGCATTGATATGGAAAAGCTGGCTCAAAGCGGAGCCAGGCTGGTATATGTAAGCCCGTCTCATCAGTTTCCCACCGGCTATATTATGCCGGTGGGCAAACGCAATCGCCTGCTTTCCTGGTCAGAGCAGGTTAACGGTATGATTATTGAAGATGACTATGACAGTGAGTTTCGCTATTTCGGCCGCCCCATTCCGGCGTTAAAAGCCCTGGACACCGGGGACAATGTCGTTTATCTGGGTTCGTTCTCGAAAATTATTCCGCCTTCTATCCGGATCAGTTATATGGTATTGCCTGAACGGCTAATGGAAGTTTACCGGAAAAATTCCCATTTTTATAATCAGGCGGCGTCAACTGTCGAACAGCTGGCGCTGGCCAGGTATATGGAAGACGGACATTTGGAACGGCAAATACGCCGGCTGCGCAAATTGTATCATGAAAAAAAACAGCTGTTTTTTGCAGCATTAAAGAATATTTTAGGGAACCGGGTTGCGGTGAATGAAAGTGATGCCGGTTTGCACACCCTGCTGACGGTAAAATCGGATTTGACGGCGCAGGAGCTGGCTGACCGGGCGCTGGCCCGAGGCTGCCGCATTGCGCCGGTAAGGGATTATTATTTGGAATCATCCCCCGAAAAATTGCCCCAGCTTATTTTGTATTTTTCCAAAATACCCGCTCCCGACTTTACGAGAGCGATTCATTTATTAAAAGCGGCCTGGTTTGATTGA
- a CDS encoding D-2-hydroxyacid dehydrogenase, with translation MKTVVLDGYTLNPGDLSWTALEQLSEVTVYDRTAYDNGNLALIIERVGDAEFVFTNKTPLPAEAIQAMPKLKFIGVLATGYNVVDVDAAKACGVVVANIPTYGTAAVAQMAIALLLELCHHVGAHSAAVKNGDWTKNADWCFWNYPLIELAGKNMGIIGFGRIGQAVANIAQALGMKVLAFDNYRVKELESETLKYVELDELLAQADVISLHCPLFESTKGIINSSTIAKMKPGVMIVNTSRGPLVVEQDLADALNSGRVAGAGLDVVSTEPIGADNPLLTAKNCLITPHIAWAPKEARQRLMDIAVNNLKSYLEGRPVNVVNR, from the coding sequence ATGAAAACTGTTGTACTGGATGGCTACACCCTCAATCCGGGGGATTTAAGCTGGACTGCTCTGGAACAATTATCGGAGGTTACGGTTTATGACCGCACCGCCTATGACAACGGCAATCTGGCGTTGATCATTGAGCGGGTCGGCGATGCCGAATTTGTATTTACCAATAAAACGCCGCTGCCGGCTGAAGCAATTCAGGCCATGCCTAAGCTGAAATTTATCGGTGTACTGGCAACCGGCTATAATGTTGTTGATGTGGATGCAGCTAAAGCCTGCGGCGTTGTCGTCGCCAATATCCCCACCTACGGCACTGCCGCTGTTGCGCAAATGGCAATTGCCCTGCTGCTGGAGCTGTGCCACCATGTCGGCGCGCACAGCGCGGCGGTTAAGAATGGAGACTGGACCAAAAACGCCGACTGGTGCTTTTGGAATTACCCCTTAATTGAGCTGGCGGGAAAAAATATGGGTATCATTGGTTTTGGCCGGATTGGTCAGGCGGTTGCCAACATTGCTCAGGCTTTGGGCATGAAGGTTTTGGCTTTTGACAATTACCGGGTGAAGGAGCTGGAAAGCGAGACCTTAAAGTACGTCGAGCTTGATGAGCTTTTGGCTCAGGCTGATGTCATCAGTTTGCACTGCCCGTTATTTGAAAGCACCAAAGGAATTATTAACAGCTCCACCATTGCCAAAATGAAGCCCGGTGTAATGATTGTCAACACTTCCCGCGGCCCGTTGGTGGTTGAGCAGGATTTGGCTGATGCGTTAAACAGCGGCAGAGTGGCCGGGGCTGGGCTGGATGTTGTTTCGACCGAGCCTATTGGCGCTGACAATCCTCTGCTGACGGCAAAAAATTGCCTGATTACGCCCCATATTGCCTGGGCTCCAAAAGAAGCCAGACAACGCTTAATGGATATCGCAGTCAATAATCTGAAAAGCTATCTGGAGGGTAGACCGGTAAATGTGGTAAATCGATAG
- the splB gene encoding spore photoproduct lyase produces MPRFMPKRAIFEQSALDYPLGRQLYDQLTGLGVPVTYAASHNRITGIPGKTAQQAYREAKSTLVVGVRKSLDFAACKPSAHYQLPLNTSCPGMCEYCYLATTLGKKPYLRVYVNIDEILAKTQDYIAARAPAVTIFEGAATSDPVPTEYLTGLLKTTIEFFGRQKLGRFRFVTKFTDIGSLLTARHNGHTRFRFSLNAAGIIAKYEHQTPGMVERVAAAARAASAGYPIGFIIAPIFYFPDWQSEYSRLFHELADKLPAAAQTDLTFELITHRFTKRAKANILSVFPNTLLPLEEGDRKIKFGQFGYCKYIYDKAAVTELKNFMQQNIEQYFPRATIDYFV; encoded by the coding sequence ATGCCGCGATTTATGCCAAAACGGGCGATATTTGAACAAAGCGCCCTGGACTATCCTTTGGGCCGTCAGCTATATGACCAATTAACAGGACTGGGTGTGCCGGTGACTTACGCTGCTTCGCATAACCGGATTACCGGCATACCGGGCAAGACTGCACAGCAAGCCTATCGCGAGGCCAAAAGCACGTTGGTGGTCGGGGTGCGCAAAAGCCTGGATTTTGCTGCCTGCAAGCCGTCCGCTCATTACCAGCTGCCGCTGAATACCAGTTGCCCGGGGATGTGCGAGTATTGCTACCTGGCCACTACTTTGGGCAAGAAGCCTTATTTGCGGGTTTATGTAAATATTGATGAGATATTGGCCAAAACCCAGGATTACATAGCAGCGCGAGCTCCGGCGGTTACCATCTTTGAAGGGGCTGCAACTTCTGATCCGGTGCCCACCGAATATTTGACCGGTTTGCTGAAAACAACCATTGAATTTTTCGGCCGGCAAAAACTGGGGAGATTTCGTTTTGTTACAAAGTTTACCGACATTGGCTCCCTGCTGACCGCCAGGCATAACGGTCATACCCGCTTCAGGTTCAGCCTTAATGCCGCGGGGATAATCGCCAAGTATGAGCATCAGACCCCAGGCATGGTCGAGCGGGTCGCTGCTGCGGCCAGAGCAGCTTCAGCCGGTTATCCGATAGGCTTTATTATTGCGCCAATTTTTTATTTTCCCGATTGGCAGAGTGAATACAGCCGCTTATTTCATGAACTGGCGGACAAACTGCCTGCCGCCGCCCAAACCGATTTAACCTTTGAATTGATTACCCACCGTTTTACCAAGCGGGCTAAAGCCAATATTCTTTCAGTCTTCCCCAACACTTTGCTGCCGCTGGAAGAAGGTGACCGTAAAATTAAATTTGGCCAGTTCGGTTACTGTAAATACATTTATGATAAAGCCGCAGTAACAGAACTGAAAAATTTTATGCAGCAAAATATTGAGCAATATTTCCCCCGGGCTACCATTGATTATTTTGTCTAG
- the hydE gene encoding [FeFe] hydrogenase H-cluster radical SAM maturase HydE — protein sequence MNCKVADIISKARATQHLTKQEIVSLLGDNDINDRLFAAADQVRAENVGEAVHLRGLIEFSNICRQNCFYCGLRRDNAGIRRYRLEPDTILAFAAKAKAYGYKTLVLQSGEDDFYTTDRLQQIISGIKALGLVITLSIGEKSRAEYAAYRQAGADRYLLRIETTDRRLYAALHPGMSWENRRRCLWDLKELGYEVGTGCLVGLPNQSLEALADDILFFQELDADMVGLGPFIPNADTPLRSAQGGSFTASLKVMAITRLLLPDANIPATTAMETLNKNGRIIALQSGANVAMPNVTEGEYRQLYALYPGKICINDTPAHCRGCISGKITSIGRTVAGDFGFRVKRAAAKRV from the coding sequence ATGAACTGTAAAGTAGCGGATATCATAAGCAAGGCCCGGGCGACACAACATTTGACCAAACAGGAAATTGTCAGTTTACTGGGAGATAATGATATAAACGACCGGTTATTTGCCGCCGCCGATCAGGTGAGGGCTGAGAATGTCGGTGAAGCCGTTCATTTACGGGGCTTAATTGAATTTTCCAATATTTGCCGGCAAAATTGTTTTTATTGCGGTCTTCGCCGGGATAATGCCGGGATCAGGCGCTACCGGCTGGAACCGGATACCATTCTTGCATTTGCCGCCAAGGCCAAAGCGTACGGTTATAAGACCCTTGTTCTGCAGTCCGGTGAGGATGATTTTTATACGACTGACAGGCTGCAGCAAATCATCAGCGGTATAAAGGCGCTCGGACTGGTCATTACATTGAGTATAGGAGAAAAAAGCCGGGCTGAGTATGCAGCTTACCGGCAAGCCGGCGCCGACCGGTATTTGCTGAGGATTGAGACTACCGACAGGCGGCTTTATGCCGCTCTTCATCCGGGGATGAGCTGGGAAAACCGCAGGCGCTGTCTCTGGGACTTGAAGGAACTGGGTTATGAGGTTGGAACAGGCTGCTTGGTCGGTCTGCCTAATCAATCCCTCGAAGCTTTGGCGGATGATATTTTGTTTTTTCAGGAGCTTGATGCCGATATGGTCGGCCTGGGTCCGTTTATCCCGAATGCCGATACCCCGTTGAGATCCGCTCAGGGCGGCAGCTTTACAGCTAGTCTGAAGGTTATGGCCATCACCAGGCTGTTGTTGCCTGACGCCAACATTCCGGCGACAACGGCGATGGAGACACTGAATAAAAACGGCAGAATCATTGCGCTGCAAAGCGGGGCTAATGTGGCCATGCCCAATGTTACTGAGGGTGAGTACCGCCAGCTTTATGCCTTATATCCCGGGAAAATATGCATCAATGATACGCCTGCCCATTGCCGCGGCTGCATTTCCGGCAAGATTACCAGTATTGGCCGCACTGTCGCCGGGGATTTCGGCTTCAGGGTGAAAAGAGCGGCGGCTAAACGTGTTTAA